agtattcttgcctggaaaattccatggacagaggaatctggcaggctacagtccttggggtcacaaagagtcagacacaactgagcgactgagcaggcatgcacctTCTGAGAGTAGAGCAAGCCAGACCGTCTGGCCTTAAACTTCAACTTGGagcaggacttcctggtggtccagtggttaagattccatgctcccattGCAGGcgtatgggttcaattcctgtgggggtgggggtgggggcagactaAGATCCCTACAacgtggcgtggccaaaaaacaaaatcttcaaCTTGGAGTGAAAGTAGgggaaacaaaactaaactaCCCCCTTTAGAGGCTATCGAATTGTCACTTCTGCCCGCTTCAAGCGAAGTCCATCTACGACGCCTCCACGAGGCTGTAGTTCTTCTCTTGACCAACAGATGGCAGTGTTGCACCGTTCTGTGGTCACCCCACTCATTTCAACAGACATGGGGCCCAGCTTTAAGGACCTCAGAGAGCACTTTGTCCTTAACGCTTAAAGGGCTCGCCCACACTCCTGAAGCTCTGTCTCGAAAAGCAAAGGCTCAAACACAATCTCCCCATGTTCTTTCCTCCTTACACAATTCCATCTCTAGAGACAAGGCACATTTTGGAAGGCAAAGGTGAAGCGCAGATGCCCGTGACCCTGAGGCCCGGCTGGCCTCACCCTGCTGTCAGTTTGCTTTGTGACCTCAGTTGGCTTGCCTTTCCTTTCTGTCCTCAGTCCCCACGTCTCTAAAAAGCTGAACTTCCAGCTTTAAAATCCTTGGTGCTATGGAGAAGACAGGGGTCGGAAAGACATACAGCTCATGTTCTCCTGGGAGCTTCAGCTAATAAATAACCCATCCTTCTATGCAAGGCAGATGGAAAAGCTGCAGAATGACATTTTAGGTGGCTGCATGTCTCTTATAGTTGACAATAGCTGTTGATCCAGCACTGGGTTTACCAGATACAATACAGGGCACTCAGTTGAATCTCAGATAACTGACAGATAATTTTTAAGAGTAAGCATGTTCTAAATATTGCCTAGaatatatttatactaaaaaaaacttTGATGTTTgtcagaaatttaaatttaactaggggattcctggtggttcagtggttaagaatccgtctgccaatgcaggggacacaggttcgatccctggtcctggaagatctcACATGAGCCCTAGCACCCTGGAGTCCATGAtctgcaacaaaagaaaccaccacagtggTGCCTGCACACTGTAACTCGAGAGTAGCTCCTTGTTGCATAGAGAAAGATTGCCCACGGCAATgaagaccccgtgcagccaaaaataaatacatatataaatttaactAGGTGTCATTCAGTCAATCTGGCAACCTTGTTCAGCTTACAAGGCCTACCCAATGCCTCAGCCCCTCTCCCAGGACCCCCAGATCTTCACCCTGACTGGCTAGTGCCCAATCCAGCCAGCTGTTAAATATTTTGACCATCACCTGACTATCAGAAAGGCAGCCAACATGTAATGCcgttctctctctttccctcccaggCCTGGCGCATCTGCTGCCTCCTGCCACTCTGGCCGCCCTGGCAGACAGCTGGCTCCGAGAGGACTGCCCAGGCCTCAACTACGTGGCCTTGGTCTCGGGGACAGCCCCCTCGCAGGCGGTGCTGTGGGCCAAGTCCCCAGGGGTGCTGGCAGGGAGGCCCTTCTTTGATGCCATCTTTGCCCAAGTCAACTGCCAGGTCTCCTGGTTTCTCCCTGAGGGATCAAAGCTGGTGCCTGTGGCCAAGGTGGCCGAGGTCCGGGGCCCTGCCCACTGCCTGCTGCTGGGGGAGCGGGTGGCCCTTAACACGCTGGCCCGCTGTAGCGGAGTTGCCAGCATGGCTGCCGCTGCGGTAGAGACCGCCAGGGGGACCGGCTGGGCCGGACATGTGGCAGGCACGAGGAAGACTACACCAGGCTTCCGGCTGGTGGAGAAATACGGGCTCCTAGTGGGCGGGGCTGCCGCCCACCGCTACGACCTTGGCGGgctggtgatggtgaaggacaaccATGTCATGGCAGCCGGTGGTGTGAAAAAGGTGTCTATCTGTCCAGCTGAGCCCCTACCCTGGCCCTGCTCCAACCCCAGCCCCCCTCCCAGTTCTTCCCCGCTACCAGGGACCCCCAGCCACTCCTTGGTGAAATAGTGATGGCCTGGCGGGGGCGGGGATGTGAGACTCCTTGACCCCTCAGAGGTTCCATCTGTGAAGGGAGGGGTTGGACTTGCTTCTTCTCCAGCCTTCTTCAGCTGGTTGGTATGATCCTCAAGGGCAAAGGACGAACTATTGGGAAGCCAGTGTTGATGACTCTACCACCTTGGGCAGTTCACTCGAATTCCCTGGACCTGTTTCCTTTATGTGAAACTGTGCTTGAAGACC
This genomic interval from Bos mutus isolate GX-2022 chromosome 25, NWIPB_WYAK_1.1, whole genome shotgun sequence contains the following:
- the QPRT gene encoding nicotinate-nucleotide pyrophosphorylase [carboxylating], with product MDPEGLAHLLPPATLAALADSWLREDCPGLNYVALVSGTAPSQAVLWAKSPGVLAGRPFFDAIFAQVNCQVSWFLPEGSKLVPVAKVAEVRGPAHCLLLGERVALNTLARCSGVASMAAAAVETARGTGWAGHVAGTRKTTPGFRLVEKYGLLVGGAAAHRYDLGGLVMVKDNHVMAAGGVKKAVRAARRAADFALKVEVECSSLQEAVEAAEAGADLVLLDNFRPEELHPTAAALKAQFPSVSVEASGGVRLDNLPQFCGPHIDVISLGMLTQAAPALDFSLKLFAEGATPVPHARRS